The following DNA comes from Teredinibacter haidensis.
TCATCTTCCGACAATTCCAGCTGTTTAATAGCTGTTTCCGACACATAGCGGTGGCTGGTCCCGTGAAAACCATAACGGCGAATACCATGATCGCGGTATAGGCTATAGGGAATGGGATACAAAAACGCCTTACGCGGCAAGGTCTGATGGAAAGCCGTATCGAACACCGCCACCTGAGGCAGTTCGGGGTAGAGCTCCCGGATCAACTCAATACCCAGAATGTTGGCAGGGTTATGTAGCGGAGCCAGCTCGGAACAAGCGCGCATATCCTCCATGGCCTTATCGCAGATTAGTACAGATTCAGAAAAACGCTCACCGCCGTGAACGACCCGATGACCGACGACGGCAACATCCGCGAAGTTCAAGCCAAACTCCGGCATTTTTTCAACCAGAGTCTCAATGGCCTTCTGGTGATCGGCAGGAAAGTTAAGATCCTGACGGGAGCCATCTGCCGCTACCAGCCGCATTGCCGCTTCTGGCGTATTCAGCCGCTCAGCCAAACCATTAAGCAACGGCGTTTGTTCTAAGGCCGCTGTGGAATCTGTTGAGAAAAGGGAAAATTTAAAGGAGGAACTACCACTGTTAAATACTAATACATACTGCATAAAAGACTTCACTTACGCCGGAAAAAAGTTGCCTGGAGGATAACAGATAAATAATAGCGAATTTGCGCTGCTCAGTTCTTGATCTGCCTTCGGGAATGGGGATTAGAAGGGTAAACCTGCATCACACAACCACCCCCTGGAAACGCCATTCAGCGACGTGCCCACAGGCCGTTTGACAGAGAAAACCTTCATCGTCAGCGTAGAACGAAGAAGTGATACCTCTTCACTAGCGCGTAACGGTGGGCCGCTCAGGAGCTGGCAAAACCGAAGGACAAGATACCACTCCTTTATCGAACTAACGAGAGCAAAAACACACGCCACCTCTACAGAGCAAGCCACGACGGCCAAACCCTACTAACATAGCAGCCCCCGCCAAGTAAAATACAACACCACTGTAATGGTGGTTGCACTTAAAAAGGACACACCTTCTTTTAGGTGCATTCAAACGCACCATACTGGATACGACATGGAAGCCAGCGCGACATACCTTAGCTAAACAACTATCCAAAAAATATAGGCGATAACGCCCCTATAGCAACTCCCAGCAGGTAGAAAAATGAGAATATCGCAATTTTGGCGGATTTTTTTAAGGCTGGTATTTGTGTATATTTTTGATGCAATCTAAGACATGACTGTGCCGGACTCGGGGACAATTTTAGCCACGTATTTTATTCGTTAACCTATTTTGCTTAAAGATTGTGTTTTCTTTTTCTTGGGTATTTTGAAGGCGTTCAAACGGTGTAGTATAGACAAACCGGCCAAGGGAATATTAGGTCTCGCTAAAGCCATTTCTATATTAGGGTGACACCTGTGAGCGCAACTGAAAATTCAAGACCACCTTTACCACCTTTTAACTTCAACACTGCAACGCAAAAAGTCCGCATGGCAGAAGATGCGTGGAACTCTCGTGATCCTGAACGCGTATCCCTTGCATACACACCCGGTTGCGCTTGGCGAAACCGATCTGTATTTCTTTCAGGTCGAGAGGCTATTGTTGAGTTTCTCACCCAAAAATGGCGCAATGAAATAGATTACCGCCTTGTTAAGGAGCTTTGGGCGTTTCATCACAATCGTATAGCGGTGCGCTTTGCTTACGAGTGGCGTGACGACTCGGGCAAGTGGTATCGTTCTTACGGCAACGAAAACTGGGAATTTAACGAGAGCGGGCTAATGCAGAAACGAATTGCCAGCATCAATGATTTACCTATTTCAGAGGCGGAAAGAAAATACCTCTGGCCCTTAGGCCGTCGCCCCGATGAACATCTAGGCCTTACCGATCTGGGCCTGTAACGATTTACCCTGCAGAGCGAGGAAGCACCTCAAAATACCTAGCATTATCTCACCGCGGCCCCCCGCGGCATTTAACCTGTAGCTCAATCAAACCGCCCCGCTGCCGAGGCATCAGATCTTTTCCGAGAAATGAACATGAATGTAGATAAGTCCAAAAAAAGAATCGCCAAAAAAGTAAAAATGGGATCCCAGGGATACCCGGAGATGTCCATAGCTTATTTTGGCCATAGCGAAGATCTCGCCAATGAAGTCGTCGTTACATTTGTAGCTGAAGAAGGTGCAGAATCACTAGAGGAGAAATTTGAAAGTAAATCTGATGCAAGGCACGATGAAGTTATTCAATCGGCCATCGTCAAAATGATCGAGAGATCGGGCGCTAAAACAGTTTACCAGCAAGACGGCGTAAAGCTAAAAATATAGCAATGCCATACTTTGGAAAACCTGCAAACAACGCGACTAAATTGTAGCCGCCAAAAAGGCGCGCCATCCAACACGATATTTTCGGCGACACCCTGACGACCCTTGAGCCCCAGAAAACCATAATAAATAAAGGGTAAATATTCCCCGCGGCCACTCTTCTATTTACGTAAACACTCCCGATTTTCACTCTGCACGAAATGACCTTGAAGCGCCTGCAACCAATTACCCGCAAACATTTTGAGCTGAGCTATATTTAGAGAGTACGCCATTCCTAACAGGCCCTTTATATGAACAACTGGTTTAACAATATTGGCTTTTCTTGGAAGCTGCGCATTCCTTTGGCTCTTATCGCGGCTCTAATGCTAGTTATCGTCGCAATCTCTTACATCAACGTTAATCGCATGACCAAAGAGGCGGAGGCGGTGATGGACGGCTATCTACCTGCAACCGAATTTTTACTGGAAGCCGACCGGGATCTTTACCAAGCGCTGTTGGCTGAACGAATGCTGGTGCTAGCGCCCCCGGGCAGTGTTAATCAAGAGCAACTCATTCAGACTATTGAAGAAAACCTAGGGCAGGCGGAAACAAGAGTTGGTAAATATGCTGACATTATGGCCGAACGGGAAATAACCCAGAAAACAGAACAGTTTTTAGAATATTTTCGTGCGCGCCAGTCTACCGTGCGCAACATAATCTCACTAATGGAATCAGACCAGCCGCAAGCGGCTGATCTCAGTATAAATAAAGCGAGCGAAGAATTTGATGCCATGCGCGGTGTTATTGATGAACTCACGGAAGTGACGCATCAATACTCCTCACTTAAGCGCGAACACGCCGAAACTCAAAAAAACGCCGCCGTCTTTCAGCTCTCAGCCCTGTTGATTTTTGGCATTCTTTCCGTTGCTTTTCTGTGGTTTGTACTGCCCCGGTTCGCGCTCATTCGCTTGAATCAGCTTCTCGAGCGAATCACAGATATGGCCGAGGGCGAGGGCGACCTTACCCAGAGACTGCAGGCAAGTAGTAAAGATGAATTTGGCCAAATATCAACAGAATTCAATAAGTTTATAGGTAAATTGCAGGAAAGCATTAAAGGGATTTTAAATACTTCCGGGGAGCTCTCTGAAAGCACTAACATTATCAAGGATGCGAGTGCCCGTACCAGCGATACCCTCGACAATCAGCGCCAGGAAATTAGCATGGCTGCGGCAGCGATAAATGAAATGGGTGCGACGATCGCAGAAGTTGCGCGCAATACGACGGGAGCGGCAGAAAAAGCCAAGCAGGCAGAATCCTGTGCGGGGGAAGGTCAGAGCATAGTCCAGGCCATGGTCTCGGGCATTGAAGGGCTAGCCAACGATATCCAATCTTCGGCGAACGCCATTCAAAACCTGAAAGAAAATACGGTTAATGTTGGAGCCGTACTGGATGTTATTCGCGGCATAGCAGAACAGACCAACCTGCTCGCTCTGAACGCAGCGATTGAGGCAGCTCGTGCCGGCGAGCAAGGGAGAGGGTTTGCGGTGGTTGCCGACGAGGTACGCACCCTAGCGCAGCGTACTCAGGAGTCGACGCAGGAGATTCGAGATGTTATAGAACAACTACAAGTAGGCGCCGACCAGGCAGTCGATCAAATGGGCTCGAGCCAAGAAAAAGTATCTGCCAGCGTCACAACCGCTCTTAAAGCCGGAGCGTCCCTGAACAGCATCACCGAAGCAGTAAAACAAATTGTTGATTTAAATGTGCAGATAGCCGCAGCAGCTGAAGAGCAATCGACAGCAACCGAGGAAATTAACCGTAATATGAATAATATTACCTACCAAACCGACGAGACTGCAGAGAGCGCCAAAACTTCAGCAAGTACAGCAGAGATTATATTCCAGCACACCAACACCCTCAATAGCACGCTTAATCGGTTCAAGGTCTAGCGGTTCACCAGCGCTTTAGCAACGTCACGCCCAAACAGCGACAAAGATTCCCCGTAGTCATCTTACGGGGAATCTCAACCAACCACTGAATATCAAAACAAGACAACCCCCCTATATCCGTATACGCTTTGGCTTTCCTCCCCAATCCCACTGTTGAATAGGGCCATAGTTAAAATGAAGCTAGTATACGAAGCATCAAATTCAATAGAAGCCCATATGATATTAAACTTACTCGAGCAAGCGGGCCTATCGGGCCGCATAGATGGAGAGTTATTGCAGGGGGGCGTGGGTGAGCTGCAAGCCATAGGCTTGGTACGCGTTATGATCGTGGACGAAGACTATACTGCTGCCTGTACTATTATAGAGAATTGGGACAATACCCAAGTTATGGGTGACGAGGAGTCCCCCCCCACGAAAAAATCTTACTCATTTTTTACCTGGCTTATCGGGTTTATCTTAGGGCTAGCCACTTTTTCCATCTATAACAATTCCTCTGTCAGAACAAACGGAATTGACTACGACGGCGATGGATCCATTGATGAAAAATGGACCTATGTTAATGACGTTATTTCCAAGGTTGAACTCGATAGAAATTTAGACGGAAAAGTAGACGGTATAGTCAAATACAATAAAGCGGGAATAATTGATCGCTCCATATTTGACCATAATTTTGACGGCTATTTTGAATCCGAAGAGAGGTTTAAATATGGAAATGTTTCTCAAGCCAACGCTGATTCTACAGGAGATGGATTTAAGGACCATCAAATGAAATTCAAGAGCGGCGTCCTCACAAAAATAGAATTTTTATCCCCAGTAACAAAAAGAGTCGTCAAAGCCCAACATTTCGATCATATTAAAATGACAAGATCTGAAATTGACAATAATGGCGACGGTGTTTTAGAGACTATCCACCTATACGATGAGCGAGAAGAAATAAAAGAAACATTAACCCGGTAACACTGCGATTTAAAATTAAACCTATGTTTAAATCTAACCAAAAAAGTACATTAATATGAAAAACATTAGTCTTTTTGTAGACGTCCAAAACATTTACTACACCACAAAAAGCACCTACAACAGGAACTTTGACTACAACAAGTTTTGGTCACAGGCCACAGCAGACCGGCAAGTTATCAAGGCCTTTGCTTACGCCATTGATCGCGGAGATGAGAAACAGAGGCAATTTCAGAACATATTAAAAGCTATTGGCTTTGAGCTTAGGTTAAAGCCCTATATTCAGCGTTCGGATGGATCTTCAAAAGGGGATTGGGATGTGGGAATTGCCATTGACGTAATGGATTATGCCGCGGATTCCGATCTGATTGTGCTTGTCTCTGGTGACGGCGACTTTGAAATTTTAGTTAAAAAAATACGTTCCAAATACAATATTCCCGTTGAAGTCTACGGCGTTAGGGAACTCACTGCTTCGAGTTTAATCAACGCCGCGTCTAGCTATTATCCCATAGAACAATCCTTACTTTTGTAGTCTTCACATCCCCTCAGCACTTACCGTTTTCAGTGCCGACACCTACCTTGGCGACATGCCCTTTGATGTCGCTCAACACCCTATTTTTCAGTCTTGCTAGTCTGGCTTCCTATATGAAAAACAGCAGAAGAAGGTGCAGTGATGACAAAGTTAAATGCAGATATGCCAGATTCAAAAGGGTACTTCGGAGAATACGGCGGCCAGATAATCCCCCCCGAACTCGTCAAGGTAATGAATGACATTGATGAAGCTTACGAGAAAGTTACCAAAACTGCGGAATTTCAACGCGAACTGCACCAACTTTATACCGACTACGTCGGCCGTCCAAGCCCCATTTATTACGCTAAACGCCTTTCGGAAAAGCTGGGTGGAGCCCGAATTTTTCTGAAACGCGAGGACCTAAACCACACCGGCGCACATAAAATTAATCACTGCATAGGCGAAGCCCTGTTAGCCAAGTTTATGGGTAAAAAGAAAGTCTTGGCAGAAACGGGAGCAGGTCAGCACGGCGTAGCCCTTGCCACAGCTTGTGCCTTAGTCGGAATCGAATGTGAAATCCATATGGGTGAAATCGATATCCAAAAAGAGCATCCCAATGTCGTTAAAATGAAAATTTTGGGCTGTAAGCTCGTTTCAGTAACGCGCGGAACACAGACTCTCAAAGATGCCGTGGATAGCGCCTTTGAAGAGTATTTAAAGGACCCTGTCAATTATTTTTATGCTATTGGTTCAGTGGTTGGCCCCCACCCCTTCCCCAAAATAGTTCGCGATTTTCAAAGTATTGTCGGCAAGGAGGCACGAGAACAGTTTCTGGTAAAAGAAAATAAGCTACCGGATGTGCTTGTTGCCTGCGTAGGTGGAGGCTCAAATGCGATAGGCTTATTTACGGCTTTCCTGGACGACAGCTCGGTGAGAATGATAGGCGTTGAGCCCGGAGGTAAAGGCTTGGATACCGATCAACACGCCGCGACCTTAACACTCGGAAGCAAGGGAGCTCTACACGGCTTTGAGTGTTACAACCTACAGGATAGCGATGGAAATCCCCTGCCGGTGTACTCTATTGCCTCAGGGCTCGACTACCCGGGCGTAGGACCACAACATTGCCACTTAAAAGATATTAAGCGCGTGGAATATACAAGCATCGATGATAGTGAATGCATGGATGCCTTTATGCAGCTATCTCGTCTGGAGGGGCTGATCCCTGCGTTGGAAAGCGCTCATGCCGTCGCCCACGCCATGAAAATAGCCAAAACAATGTCTCCCGAAGAAACGATATTAATTAACCTTTCCGGACGCGGCGATAAAGATGCCGATTTTGTTGCGAACTATTTATCGCTATAGTGCGTGACTAAATCACCGCAAGCCTACTGCACTGCACCTTATGCATTACACAGTGCACACTAAACGCTGAAGGAGCCTACTTGGCTCGTTCAGCGTTGGCTAAGAAAAAAGTTCGGCACCATCGCGACTCAATTTTAGCGATACAGTAGCAGATATAAAGTACCTGCCAATGCCGATACAAACAATAGGCGCACTAATCAATTCGATAGGTAATACTTATCGCACCAAATTTACCGATTCCGGGTTGTGCACGGTACGCTCGAGAACTAAAAGCACCCGTGTAGCTAACCGCCCAACGCCCCAGATTAGTTGACGCACCGAAGGAAATTTGCGCCTGCTCGTGCCGCAGTGCAACACCGTGACTCTGCTGGTATGTATTCCCTTCAATAAGCAGGTTATTAAATTCGTAGCGAACATCCATATTCACGAACAGGTGCCAATGTTTTCCAGCCATACCGGCCGTAGGATTCACTTCGCGACCAGGGAGGTTCATGGCTGGCGGAAATGACCCGTTAAGCTCCCTGCCAAATCGCCAGGAAATAGTATAGCCCAGATCACTGTGTAAATTCCCGATACCGCCATGCGCGATACCCGACACATCCATACCCAAACCATCGCCAAAACTGTCTTCCCAAAATCGTTTTGAGCGAGAGGCTTCCACGCGAAGAACTGGTTCATCTTTTAATTGATGGCGCCAACCCATGGGCTCATCGTTACCAATTAGCCTATGCACGATTTTTTGAGTTTGCTCGGTTCCCGTTGCCGGGCCAACCATACCGACGATGATACCCAGGCGATCACTTAACCTTTTATCCAGCGCATAAACATTAATCCGACCCAGAATCAGGCCCGCATAAGGCTGTTGATCTTTTAATAGCGCTTCTGTTTTTATATCTTCTGGCGTACTCATAACCTGCGCAAACTGGTAGCTAATACCGCGGGATTTAACGCTGCTCCGATTTAGGTAACTATCACCGATAAGACTGTATAGAAGGCCCGGAATATTGCTTTCGCTAAACGGGCCATTTATTCCTTTACCGAAGGAAAAGGCAAAACCGTTGGTGTATCCACCGTCTTCCTGAAAAAACACATCGTTTTCCACGAGGAAACTAACAAAACGTATATTGTCGTCGGCACTAAATGTTTTTGGGGAGAGAAGGAAAACAAAAAAGGCGCTGTAGAAACACAGCGCCCGTATTAAAGGAATCATCACTTATTCTTTTACACCGTACAAAAGTGCAAACAATACCGGAACACCAATAAGTGTAAGAATAGTCGCAAAACCCAGGCCCGCCATAATAGTTACCGCCATCGGCTGGAAGAACACATCGGTTAGCAGCGGGATCATGCCTAGAATGGTGGTGACGGCCGCCATGGTCACAGGGCGCAAACGACTTACCGCAGCGTGGCTAATAGCATCGTGCCAGTTTTCACCCTCCTCTTCGTTTTGCCTTTTTATTTCTTCCACCAGCACAATACCATTTTTAATTTGCATACCAATTAAGCTCAACACGGCAAGCAGGGCGGTAAAACTGAAGGGCGAATCTGTTACAAGCAACCCAAAAGATACTCCAACGATTACCAACGGCACCGTTAACCAGATCACCAGGGTTTGTTTCACTGAGTTAAACATAAGCACGTTAATAATAATCATGACCAGCACACCCAGGGGCAGGAAGGCAAATACCGCTTTGTTCGCCATCTGCTGCGCTTCGTATTCACCACCCCATTCAAGCTCGTAACCTTCCGGTAACTCCAACGCTTCGATTGGCCCACGGATAGCCGCGTGCAAATCTGCGGCGCTGGTCATTGCATCCGGGTCAGCCAAAACCGCCAGCGTTCGCTTGCGATCTCGCCGCTTGATAATTGGATCGTCCCAGATAACCTCGACCGACTGCACAAACTGGCCAATATTCACATAGCTGTTGCTCAGGGGACTGTGTATCTGAATTTGCTCCAGCTGGGCGATGCCCTCCCGCTCGTGTATGGGAGGCCGCACAAGCACGGGTAAAATATCGGAGCCATTTCGGATCACGCCAATAGGCTGCCCGTTGACACTGTATTTAATCGCATTATTTAAATCGGCCTGACCAATCCCCAAACGGCGAGCAGCGGCGGAATCAAACACCGGCTGCAGAACTTTCGCGCGTTCGCGCCAATCCTGCCGAACATTGATGGTGTTCGGATTTTCCTTTAGCAGAGCAATAACCTGCTGCCCAAGTGCTCGCAGCTCCTGTGGATCTGGCCCTATCAGCCGCGCTTCAATTTTGGCCGCTGTTGCGGGGCCAACACTGGGGCGGGTGTAGCGCACAAACGCCTGGGGGTTATTCTGCCGAATATACTCCTCGATTTTTTCCCGCAAGGCAGGGACCAATTCAAACGACTTGGCCTCCACCAATAACTGTCCAAAACTGGGATAGGCCTTTTCCGGTGCATAGGTGAGCATAAATCGCTCTGCCCCCCTACCAATGCTTGCGGTGACCTGCTTGACCTCCTCCTGCTGCAGAATGTATTGATCCAACTGTTCCAGTTCGGCTTCGGTTTGATGGATGCTCGTGCCCTCTGGCAACCAGTAATCCACCTGCAGCAAGGGCAGTGAGCTGTCGGGGAAAAACGCCTGCCGCACATTGCCGAAAGCCAGTACCGCCAATACTAATAGAGCGACCAACCCCAGCCCCGCCAAACCGCGATAATGCAAACAAAAATGTAATACAGCACGATACGTTCCGTAAAAAACACCCCGATAGGGATCGCGTATTTCCTCTCCCTTAGCAGCTGTGTCATTGTCGCTAAACAGCAAATAGCAGAAGAAAGGGGTAAGAGTTACGGCCAGTACCCAACTGATCATCAACGAAATACACAATACCCAGAAAAGGCTTCCCGTAAACTCACCGGAGGCATCTGGAGATAGACCAATAGGCGCAAAGGCCGTAACAGCAATAACCGTGGCCCCCAATAAGGGTAACTGATTGTGGGAGACAATTTTAATGGCCGCCGTCATACGCGATGCACCACGCTGAATGCTGATCATGATGCCTTCCACCACCACAATGGCATTGTCCACCAACATACCCAAAGCAATAATCAACGCTCCGAGGGATATGCGGTGCAAATCGATATCGAACATTCGCATAACGATAAATGTGCCGGAAATGGACAGCAGTAGAATCGCGCTCATAATCACGCCTGGTCGCCACCCCATGGTAAACATTAACACCACAATCACGATCACAACCGCCTGCACCAAACCTTCTACAAACGAGGAAACCGAGGTCTCAACCTGCGCGGGCTGGTTGTAGATTGCCGTAACATCCATACCCAGCGGCCGACGGGACTCTAGCTGGAGCAAACGCTCGTCCAAGAGCTTACCCACCTCCACCACATTCACCCCTGAGGCAAAAGAAACGCCCAGCGCCAAAGCTTGATGTCCGTTAAAACGATAGATATGAGAAGCCGGATCCTGATAGCCCTTGGATATATTGGCGACATCTCCCAGGTAAACCAGCTTTCCTTCGGCACTGCCCAGCAACAAACCGGCTAGGCTACTCTCAACCCCATTGCCCAGTGCTTTGGGTTCGATACGCAGGTATTCCGACCCAATTTGAAGGTGTCCCGCATCGGCGACAATACTGCGGCTCTGTAATAGCTGTTGAATGGTCGATAAAGAAAAACCAGACGCCGACAACTTGGCTTTGTCGACCTCAATAAAGACCTGCTCATTGAGGCGACCGCTGACAATCACCTTGCCAACACCTTCCACCAGGACCAATTCGCGGCGCAGGTAATCCGTATAGTCGGCAATTTCTTCGTAGCTGAAGCCCTCACCGGTCACGGCGTAAAAGCTACCATAAACATCGGAAAAATCGTCATTGATTATGGGCGCGCTCACGCCAGGCGGCAGCTGTGCCTCCATATCGCGGATCTTGCGTCGCATTTCATCCCAAATCTGTGCAAGATCATCTTTGCGATAGTAACTTTTCATTTCCACTTCCACCTGCGAAAGACCCGCAGTGGATACAGAAACGATATCGTCCACATAGGGCAATTGCTGGATGGCATTTTCGATCGGCAAGGTAACCTCTTCTTCCACCTCCAGCGCAGACGCTCCAGGGTAGCGGGTTACAATCACGGCCTGCTTAATGGTGAAGGCCGGATCTTCCAAACGACCCAAGTCCAAAAAAGACAAGATACCGCCGCCAATCAGTAAAACCACAACCATCCAAGAAATGGTTGGCCGGGTAATAGTATATTCAGTTAGTTTCATGTTTATTCCCCGAGCTTGATTTACAGACCGCGTTCTTTAATGATGGGCTTTACCTGCAAGCCTTCGCTCAAGTAGCTAACACCCGCGGCAACAACGGTATCACCAGCAACCAAGCCCTCCTCAATTATGAGATAGCCCTGCTCTACGCCAGCGACAGCTACTAGGGCTTGATGTACACGCATATCCTCATCCAGCTTCCATACCATGGATTGATCGGTGCGCTGAAAAACCGCTTCCACCGGCACCAACACAGCCTCAGAAGGACCGCTGCTAAGATAGGGGCCAAGATCCAGCTCCACCGATACCGCCATCCCTGGCAGCACAGGAAATTCGGCAATCGACGGCAACTGATAAACAATGCTGTAGGAGCGGGTAAGGCG
Coding sequences within:
- a CDS encoding DUF1348 family protein; translation: MSATENSRPPLPPFNFNTATQKVRMAEDAWNSRDPERVSLAYTPGCAWRNRSVFLSGREAIVEFLTQKWRNEIDYRLVKELWAFHHNRIAVRFAYEWRDDSGKWYRSYGNENWEFNESGLMQKRIASINDLPISEAERKYLWPLGRRPDEHLGLTDLGL
- a CDS encoding methyl-accepting chemotaxis protein — translated: MNNWFNNIGFSWKLRIPLALIAALMLVIVAISYINVNRMTKEAEAVMDGYLPATEFLLEADRDLYQALLAERMLVLAPPGSVNQEQLIQTIEENLGQAETRVGKYADIMAEREITQKTEQFLEYFRARQSTVRNIISLMESDQPQAADLSINKASEEFDAMRGVIDELTEVTHQYSSLKREHAETQKNAAVFQLSALLIFGILSVAFLWFVLPRFALIRLNQLLERITDMAEGEGDLTQRLQASSKDEFGQISTEFNKFIGKLQESIKGILNTSGELSESTNIIKDASARTSDTLDNQRQEISMAAAAINEMGATIAEVARNTTGAAEKAKQAESCAGEGQSIVQAMVSGIEGLANDIQSSANAIQNLKENTVNVGAVLDVIRGIAEQTNLLALNAAIEAARAGEQGRGFAVVADEVRTLAQRTQESTQEIRDVIEQLQVGADQAVDQMGSSQEKVSASVTTALKAGASLNSITEAVKQIVDLNVQIAAAAEEQSTATEEINRNMNNITYQTDETAESAKTSASTAEIIFQHTNTLNSTLNRFKV
- a CDS encoding DUF2007 domain-containing protein, which gives rise to MKLVYEASNSIEAHMILNLLEQAGLSGRIDGELLQGGVGELQAIGLVRVMIVDEDYTAACTIIENWDNTQVMGDEESPPTKKSYSFFTWLIGFILGLATFSIYNNSSVRTNGIDYDGDGSIDEKWTYVNDVISKVELDRNLDGKVDGIVKYNKAGIIDRSIFDHNFDGYFESEERFKYGNVSQANADSTGDGFKDHQMKFKSGVLTKIEFLSPVTKRVVKAQHFDHIKMTRSEIDNNGDGVLETIHLYDEREEIKETLTR
- a CDS encoding NYN domain-containing protein produces the protein MKNISLFVDVQNIYYTTKSTYNRNFDYNKFWSQATADRQVIKAFAYAIDRGDEKQRQFQNILKAIGFELRLKPYIQRSDGSSKGDWDVGIAIDVMDYAADSDLIVLVSGDGDFEILVKKIRSKYNIPVEVYGVRELTASSLINAASSYYPIEQSLLL
- the trpB gene encoding tryptophan synthase subunit beta yields the protein MTKLNADMPDSKGYFGEYGGQIIPPELVKVMNDIDEAYEKVTKTAEFQRELHQLYTDYVGRPSPIYYAKRLSEKLGGARIFLKREDLNHTGAHKINHCIGEALLAKFMGKKKVLAETGAGQHGVALATACALVGIECEIHMGEIDIQKEHPNVVKMKILGCKLVSVTRGTQTLKDAVDSAFEEYLKDPVNYFYAIGSVVGPHPFPKIVRDFQSIVGKEAREQFLVKENKLPDVLVACVGGGSNAIGLFTAFLDDSSVRMIGVEPGGKGLDTDQHAATLTLGSKGALHGFECYNLQDSDGNPLPVYSIASGLDYPGVGPQHCHLKDIKRVEYTSIDDSECMDAFMQLSRLEGLIPALESAHAVAHAMKIAKTMSPEETILINLSGRGDKDADFVANYLSL
- a CDS encoding lipid A deacylase LpxR family protein, with the protein product MIPLIRALCFYSAFFVFLLSPKTFSADDNIRFVSFLVENDVFFQEDGGYTNGFAFSFGKGINGPFSESNIPGLLYSLIGDSYLNRSSVKSRGISYQFAQVMSTPEDIKTEALLKDQQPYAGLILGRINVYALDKRLSDRLGIIVGMVGPATGTEQTQKIVHRLIGNDEPMGWRHQLKDEPVLRVEASRSKRFWEDSFGDGLGMDVSGIAHGGIGNLHSDLGYTISWRFGRELNGSFPPAMNLPGREVNPTAGMAGKHWHLFVNMDVRYEFNNLLIEGNTYQQSHGVALRHEQAQISFGASTNLGRWAVSYTGAFSSRAYRAQPGIGKFGAISITYRID
- a CDS encoding efflux RND transporter permease subunit, with the translated sequence MKLTEYTITRPTISWMVVVLLIGGGILSFLDLGRLEDPAFTIKQAVIVTRYPGASALEVEEEVTLPIENAIQQLPYVDDIVSVSTAGLSQVEVEMKSYYRKDDLAQIWDEMRRKIRDMEAQLPPGVSAPIINDDFSDVYGSFYAVTGEGFSYEEIADYTDYLRRELVLVEGVGKVIVSGRLNEQVFIEVDKAKLSASGFSLSTIQQLLQSRSIVADAGHLQIGSEYLRIEPKALGNGVESSLAGLLLGSAEGKLVYLGDVANISKGYQDPASHIYRFNGHQALALGVSFASGVNVVEVGKLLDERLLQLESRRPLGMDVTAIYNQPAQVETSVSSFVEGLVQAVVIVIVVLMFTMGWRPGVIMSAILLLSISGTFIVMRMFDIDLHRISLGALIIALGMLVDNAIVVVEGIMISIQRGASRMTAAIKIVSHNQLPLLGATVIAVTAFAPIGLSPDASGEFTGSLFWVLCISLMISWVLAVTLTPFFCYLLFSDNDTAAKGEEIRDPYRGVFYGTYRAVLHFCLHYRGLAGLGLVALLVLAVLAFGNVRQAFFPDSSLPLLQVDYWLPEGTSIHQTEAELEQLDQYILQQEEVKQVTASIGRGAERFMLTYAPEKAYPSFGQLLVEAKSFELVPALREKIEEYIRQNNPQAFVRYTRPSVGPATAAKIEARLIGPDPQELRALGQQVIALLKENPNTINVRQDWRERAKVLQPVFDSAAARRLGIGQADLNNAIKYSVNGQPIGVIRNGSDILPVLVRPPIHEREGIAQLEQIQIHSPLSNSYVNIGQFVQSVEVIWDDPIIKRRDRKRTLAVLADPDAMTSAADLHAAIRGPIEALELPEGYELEWGGEYEAQQMANKAVFAFLPLGVLVMIIINVLMFNSVKQTLVIWLTVPLVIVGVSFGLLVTDSPFSFTALLAVLSLIGMQIKNGIVLVEEIKRQNEEEGENWHDAISHAAVSRLRPVTMAAVTTILGMIPLLTDVFFQPMAVTIMAGLGFATILTLIGVPVLFALLYGVKE